In a genomic window of Amblyomma americanum isolate KBUSLIRL-KWMA chromosome 4, ASM5285725v1, whole genome shotgun sequence:
- the LOC144129969 gene encoding iripin-2-like — protein sequence MGRAKFKGLWVTKFNRNYTKSERFFNFGTSEVARAAMHVRSQFRYFRLDNQGASALEVPYQGEELFMAIVLPDDRAGVPRLRNQLSLELLRNVSEHASFTDINLRLPKFYLQARYNLVPAVRTLGLSDVFGESAN from the exons ATGGGACGAG CTAAGTTCAAGGGACTCTGGGTGACCAAGTTCAACCGAAACTACACGAAGTCTGAGAGGTTCTTCAACTTCGGAACGTCTGAGGTCGCCAGGGCAGCCATGCACGTTCGCAGTCAGTTCAGGTACTTCAGGCTCGACAATCAAGGCGCAAGCGCGCTGGAAGTTCCTTACCAGGGCGAAGAGCTATTCATGGCCATCGTGCTACCGGACGACAGGGCAGGCGTACCAAGGCTGAGGAATCAGCTGAGCCTCGAGTTGCTGAGGAACGTTAGTGAGCACGCGTCGTTCACCGACATAAACCTGCGGCTGCCGAAATTCTACCTGCAGGCCCGGTACAACCTCGTCCCAGCAGTGAGGACGCTCGGACTCAGCGACGTGTTTGGTGAGTCGGCCAATTAA